A DNA window from Microcystis aeruginosa NIES-843 contains the following coding sequences:
- a CDS encoding ISAzo13-like element ISMae28 family transposase (programmed frameshift), producing the protein MELTDSLKKLLSETALQLKGAAKRRFMAQTVLELGYGGQTLAAQELGWNRTTIRKGIKELKRGIICVDNHSAKGRKKAEEHLPFLLENIKSLVDSQSQTDPSFKSQRLYVRLSAAEVRKQLISKYGYSDEDLPSEETIRVKLNNLGYRLKRVAKVLPQKKFPETEAIFEELANINREADEDPTMLRLSLDAKARVNIGLFDRGGKNRITVETNDHDFNPKTTLTPYGIFIPEFDELFLYFTASTVTSDFIVDILEDFWESEKSRFEKIKTLIINQDNGPENNSRRTQFMKRIVEFSQKYQVNIRLAYYPPYHSKYNPIERTWAVLENPWNGSILDEIETALKFAQTMTWKGKHPIVKLITETYEKGVKLTKKAMEKIEEKIERLTESTNQDFPDLGQWFIDIYYDKT; encoded by the exons ATGGAATTAACTGATTCCCTCAAGAAATTGCTCAGTGAAACTGCACTTCAATTAAAAGGTGCAGCTAAAAGAAGATTCATGGCCCAAACAGTCTTAGAATTAGGCTATGGGGGACAAACCCTTGCTGCACAGGAGTTAGGCTGGAATCGAACTACTATTCGTAAAGGAATTAAAGAACTAAAAAGAGGTATTATTTGTGTTGATAATCATTCAGCTAAGGGGCGGAAAAAAGCAGAAGAACATTTACCTTTTCTATTGGAAAACATCAAAAGTTTAGTGGATTCTCAAAGCCAAACTGACCCAAGTTTTAAAAGCCAAAGGCTTTATGTGAGACTGAGTGCGGCCGAAGTCCGAAAGCAATTAATCTCTAAATATGGGTACAGTGATGAGGATTTACCGAGCGAGGAAACTATTCGGGTTAAATTAAATAACTTAGGTTATCGTCTGAAAAGAGTCGCTAAAGTTTTACCTCAAAAAAAAT TTCCAGAAACCGAGGCAATCTTTGAGGAATTAGCTAACATTAATCGGGAAGCGGATGAAGACCCTACGATGTTACGTCTTAGTTTGGATGCCAAAGCCCGTGTTAATATTGGACTATTTGATCGAGGAGGTAAGAATAGAATAACTGTCGAAACAAACGATCATGATTTTAATCCGAAAACAACCCTAACCCCTTACGGAATATTTATTCCAGAATTTGATGAGTTGTTTTTGTATTTCACTGCCTCCACAGTCACCAGTGACTTTATTGTTGATATATTAGAAGATTTCTGGGAGTCGGAAAAATCTCGTTTTGAGAAAATTAAAACTTTGATAATTAATCAAGATAATGGACCAGAAAATAATTCGAGACGAACTCAGTTCATGAAACGTATAGTTGAGTTTTCCCAAAAATATCAAGTTAATATACGTTTAGCTTACTATCCCCCTTACCATAGTAAATATAATCCTATTGAACGAACCTGGGCTGTGTTAGAAAACCCTTGGAATGGGAGTATTTTAGATGAAATCGAAACGGCTTTGAAATTCGCCCAAACTATGACTTGGAAAGGAAAACACCCGATTGTTAAGTTGATTACTGAAACTTATGAAAAAGGAGTAAAGCTTACTAAAAAAGCCATGGAAAAAATCGAAGAAAAAATCGAACGTCTCACAGAATCAACGAATCAAGACTTTCCCGATTTGGGACAATGGTTTATTGATATCTATTATGATAAGACCTAG
- a CDS encoding ISL3-like element ISMae36 family transposase has translation MILDKFLNLKGTCIQGYLHLENIGIVCRIESKNQKATCPRCGLESDKLHQNHRHLVKDLPISGQPVYLQVNRRQFKCDNCQRPFSEELDFVAKKRTYTKRLAANILEQLKEGDILNVSRINDVTEEEIQRMIEDIAEEITEPDLSELKRLGIDEIALVKGQKNYCAVLVNLDTGKLIAILEKRTQEELRETLTGWGKEVLEQIEEVSIDLWLPYKNLVKELMPSAEVVADRFHVMKQINQELDEQRRAEKRAVEAQKNKKQKAEKEAKLEVLKRSKYSLLKNEEDLTEPQKIKLEAIKEKFPNLKKMQELKEEFRKIYETSENPTEGMLSISEWLAKSSSVFTKSCQTIRNWFGEIISYFERRTTNGVVEGINNKLKLIKRRGYGFRNFRNFWVRSMLSWHLVC, from the coding sequence ATGATACTTGACAAATTTTTGAACCTAAAAGGAACCTGTATTCAAGGCTATCTACACCTAGAAAATATCGGTATAGTTTGCCGAATCGAATCGAAAAATCAAAAAGCAACCTGTCCTCGTTGTGGGTTAGAGAGCGATAAACTCCACCAAAATCATCGACATTTAGTCAAAGATTTACCAATCTCAGGTCAACCAGTATACCTACAAGTTAATCGTCGTCAATTTAAGTGCGATAATTGTCAGAGACCCTTTAGCGAAGAGTTAGATTTTGTCGCCAAGAAACGAACCTATACGAAAAGACTAGCCGCAAATATACTCGAACAATTAAAAGAAGGAGATATTTTAAATGTTAGTCGAATAAATGACGTAACGGAAGAAGAGATTCAAAGAATGATAGAGGACATCGCCGAAGAAATTACAGAGCCAGACCTATCGGAATTAAAAAGACTAGGAATTGATGAAATCGCTCTAGTCAAAGGACAAAAAAATTACTGTGCGGTTTTAGTAAATTTAGATACGGGAAAACTAATAGCTATTCTAGAGAAGCGAACACAAGAAGAGTTGAGAGAAACGCTTACGGGCTGGGGAAAAGAGGTGTTAGAGCAAATTGAAGAAGTGAGCATAGACCTTTGGTTGCCTTATAAAAATTTGGTGAAAGAATTGATGCCATCGGCCGAAGTAGTCGCCGATAGATTCCATGTAATGAAACAAATTAATCAAGAGTTAGACGAACAGAGAAGAGCAGAAAAAAGAGCCGTAGAAGCGCAGAAAAATAAAAAACAGAAAGCAGAAAAAGAAGCCAAGCTAGAAGTTTTAAAGCGAAGTAAATATAGCCTGTTAAAAAATGAAGAAGATTTAACGGAACCCCAAAAAATTAAACTAGAAGCTATCAAAGAAAAATTCCCAAATTTGAAAAAGATGCAGGAATTAAAGGAAGAATTTAGAAAGATTTATGAAACCTCAGAGAATCCGACAGAGGGAATGCTATCCATCTCGGAATGGTTGGCAAAATCCTCCAGTGTTTTTACCAAGAGTTGTCAAACAATCCGAAACTGGTTTGGAGAAATAATTAGTTATTTCGAGCGAAGGACAACGAATGGGGTGGTCGAAGGAATCAACAATAAACTTAAACTAATAAAACGGAGAGGCTATGGCTTTAGAAACTTTCGGAATTTTTGGGTTAGAAGTATGTTATCTTGGCATCTTGTATGTTGA
- a CDS encoding zinc ribbon domain-containing protein, producing MFCSQCGTKNVDNAKFCFNCGSPLYTESAESQTGQQKKGLFPNSSITLEDLTKVTLEDLKNALIVPSDRRNYSYGAMDKSYGVMDKYIKNGDSTTQGEVIDKDCKKEDEMDVFRFVNSPSPNENSLNENSLNEKQFALHQVIDTQHNGVVALVFEHPVGWRATSYLVWNFQNVSFPVCSFAKVVPSGLLDQLKPHSASLSFWFPGPLFFWVEPNYGLCQQGQNILGAVYLQPMSAVDAMTRWVVPNYSYANKLLIPNTLKIVSVVPIPQLAQRIGMDLKGLTSEDVCLKIEYEQLGGQTFEEEIYGIKFTQNVPYYGPMGMTMQINWGFARLFSFQGEKGSLDAEKETFWRIACSVKPNPLWEQLYAQILQELQMQFNQYIQMGYSQIQAAGQLSQAISANNDAWLSAFEQQRQAARQSSHSSSSSSSDRSPSDAFSEYIRGVETCDDPYYGESQQDYNYSYHWTDGFGNYQHSNDPFFNPNIGSNQNWTFMEPKKK from the coding sequence ATGTTTTGTTCGCAATGTGGCACCAAAAATGTTGATAATGCAAAATTCTGTTTCAATTGCGGCTCTCCACTTTATACCGAGTCCGCAGAGAGCCAAACTGGGCAACAGAAAAAAGGGCTATTTCCCAATAGCTCAATAACTCTTGAGGATCTAACTAAAGTAACTCTTGAGGATCTAAAGAATGCCCTCATTGTGCCATCAGATAGACGGAATTATTCTTACGGTGCGATGGACAAATCTTACGGTGTGATGGACAAATATATCAAGAACGGGGATTCTACTACACAAGGCGAAGTTATCGACAAAGATTGCAAAAAAGAGGACGAGATGGATGTATTTAGATTTGTAAATTCGCCGTCGCCCAATGAAAATAGCCTAAATGAAAATAGCCTAAATGAAAAGCAGTTCGCCTTACATCAAGTAATTGATACGCAACACAATGGCGTTGTGGCATTGGTTTTTGAGCATCCGGTAGGTTGGCGAGCAACTAGCTATCTTGTATGGAACTTTCAGAACGTGAGTTTTCCGGTTTGCAGCTTCGCCAAGGTTGTTCCGTCTGGGCTGCTCGATCAGTTAAAGCCGCATTCCGCATCTTTATCTTTCTGGTTTCCAGGACCACTTTTCTTCTGGGTAGAGCCGAATTACGGACTTTGCCAACAAGGACAAAATATTTTAGGTGCGGTATATTTGCAGCCCATGTCAGCAGTGGATGCCATGACTCGCTGGGTAGTTCCCAACTATTCTTATGCCAATAAACTATTAATTCCTAACACCTTAAAGATTGTCAGTGTTGTTCCAATCCCGCAGCTCGCACAAAGAATCGGCATGGATTTGAAAGGACTGACAAGTGAGGATGTATGCCTCAAGATTGAATATGAACAATTGGGCGGACAAACTTTTGAAGAAGAAATTTACGGCATCAAATTCACGCAAAACGTACCGTACTATGGGCCGATGGGCATGACGATGCAGATCAATTGGGGCTTTGCTCGGCTTTTCAGTTTTCAAGGGGAAAAGGGCAGCCTCGACGCAGAAAAAGAAACGTTTTGGCGGATTGCCTGTTCAGTTAAGCCAAATCCGCTCTGGGAACAGCTTTATGCCCAAATTTTGCAAGAACTTCAGATGCAGTTCAACCAATATATTCAGATGGGCTATTCGCAGATTCAAGCTGCTGGCCAGTTAAGCCAGGCTATCAGTGCGAATAACGACGCTTGGCTGAGTGCTTTCGAGCAACAACGCCAAGCTGCTCGGCAATCAAGCCATTCTTCGAGCAGTAGTTCATCAGACCGTTCACCGAGTGATGCTTTTAGCGAATACATTCGGGGTGTAGAGACTTGCGATGACCCTTACTATGGCGAGTCACAACAAGATTACAACTACAGTTATCATTGGACGGATGGCTTCGGTAACTATCAACATTCCAACGACCCATTTTTCAATCCCAACATCGGTTCAAATCAGAATTGGACTTTTATGGAGCCGAAGAAAAAATAA
- a CDS encoding transposase yields the protein MVRLEKVLADGADQGEIKARLEAAHQCVLESVPKLGEGFVVAPWRWIVERTLSWLDKSRRLCRDYEELPENHEGAVYIAMIRLMLRRLTDNQRQRAKKAPVRA from the coding sequence GTGGTCAGACTTGAAAAAGTCTTGGCCGACGGGGCTGATCAGGGAGAGATCAAAGCCAGGCTTGAAGCCGCCCACCAATGTGTACTAGAGAGCGTTCCGAAGTTGGGGGAAGGCTTTGTCGTCGCACCGTGGCGATGGATAGTAGAGAGAACCTTGTCTTGGTTGGATAAATCGAGACGATTATGTCGGGATTACGAGGAACTACCAGAAAATCACGAGGGAGCCGTTTATATTGCCATGATACGTCTTATGCTTCGCCGTTTAACCGATAATCAGCGGCAGAGAGCGAAGAAGGCTCCAGTCCGCGCTTAA
- a CDS encoding zinc-ribbon domain-containing protein: MFCTRCGTQNSDNAKFCINCGSQLHSQPVEPEIVQPKREASPNGSKIIPEKDLLKILCYVAIGADTIVLLFGISIGNFWGVGWTFLMLWSILIVCESLSKNNLDQAKNAALFGIGLNGFFVLSNIFMLTVGGSISFMLGILELIAAGCLGYVFYKLNQVKS; this comes from the coding sequence ATGTTTTGTACGAGATGTGGAACTCAAAATTCTGACAATGCGAAATTCTGTATCAACTGCGGCTCTCAACTTCATTCGCAGCCTGTAGAGCCAGAAATTGTCCAACCCAAAAGGGAGGCATCCCCCAATGGTTCCAAAATCATTCCTGAAAAAGACCTTCTAAAGATACTGTGTTATGTTGCTATAGGTGCAGACACCATCGTCTTGCTATTTGGTATATCTATAGGTAATTTTTGGGGTGTTGGTTGGACGTTTTTGATGCTCTGGTCTATTCTCATTGTTTGTGAATCGCTCAGTAAGAATAATCTTGATCAAGCAAAAAACGCTGCTCTTTTTGGCATAGGATTAAATGGCTTTTTCGTGTTATCCAATATTTTTATGCTGACAGTTGGAGGTAGTATTAGTTTCATGCTTGGAATATTAGAACTCATTGCAGCAGGATGTCTGGGTTATGTGTTCTACAAACTGAATCAAGTGAAATCATAA